In the genome of Streptomyces lydicus, the window CGCCAACCGCTCACTCATCGCCCGCTGATAGCCCCACGAGGGCCGCTCTTCCGTGGCCCGCCCCGCCAGCCACGAGAAGTCCCACCCCTCGACCGACACGGCATCGGCTTCGGCCACCAGCTCCTCAAAGGATCGCGTCATCCCCCCACACTCACCGCCGCGAACCCACCTGGCCACCGATTTATCCCCGGCCGCGCCCCGATGCGCGCCCCGACTTCCCCCCACCCTCCGCCACCCTCCCCCTTCCTCTAATCAACCACCACAAATTCGAGCTCCGGACGGTCCCACCTCACTGCCGGCGGATCCGCAGGCACCGTTCCGACCAACCTGGCGCCCACACTGCGGTAAAAGCCCTCGGCAGGCGGATGCGAAACCACCCGCACCTTGTCGATCCCGGCGCTCCGCGCCTCCCCCAGCATGTGCTCCACCAGTCGGCGCCCGATGCCGTACCCCTGCGCCTGGTCCGACACAAACATCAAGTCCAGCTCGGCCGGCTCCACCATCAGCGAATAGAACCCCACCACCCGCTCGCCGCCGCCCTCCTCCTCGCCGGACAGGTCCTCCACGGCGACAAAGACCCGGTGCGCCACGATGTAATCCGGCCCCACCCGATACCCCTCGACCATCGAGGAGTAACGCCCCTCATAAGCCCGAGATCTCCGCACCAGCCGGGTGAGCCGCCCCGCATCCCGCTCCTCGGCCCGCCGGATCACCACATTCCCCCGCCGCGCCCCACGCACCATCCCGGCCCTACGCGCACCCACGGCAACCTCTCCCCTTTCCCCACACCCCGACGGCAATTCAATTCAAATAAGTCACATTCCCCATCACCACTCTACCGCACAAGAAAAACCCCATCACCAAACTCGCCACAATCCCCTCCCTCCTGACGGACGAGAAACGCCCCCTTCCCCCAGAACGAGCGATAATCAGCGCGCCAAAAATGCATCAGGAATGAGATTGAAGAGCAGCCCTGACCTTCTCCCTGATCCCTTTCTCCCCCACGACAACGGAAACAGAACGCTCCGCACTCGTCGGCTTGATCACGTCAAGCGAACCCCGATGCTTCAACTCCTTGGACACATTCGGAGACCGGAACTTCACCACCATCGCATCCTTCCCACAGGAAAGAGATGCCCAGGTGCCACCCGACCCGTTAGCCGAAGTATCCGAGTAGGGCCCATAGGGAAGGTCGGCAGCACCTTGAGTGCCATCTTTCGGCCAAGTGTCGAGCACGTGAATGGAAAGGTTCTTCTGGTCGCCCTCACGAGTCGTCGCCAGACCGCATCTCCGCCCCGCGACGTAAACAACGATCCGGTCGGCCCCATTGCGGACTTCCCCGATCACCTTCCGCTCCTCCGGTCCGCTCAAACTGTCCTGCTCGGACAGCAGATCGTCCTGCAGGTCGACCTTCGGAAGCTGATGCAGCCGCGAAGGCCCCGCGGAATCCGACGCGGGGAGGGCGGAACGCTTACCTTCACCCTCCCCTGATGTACATGCCACGCACGCCAGCAACACAGCAGACCCGACAACCGCATATTGATATTGAGCCAGACGTCTCACCGGCGAACCCCCATAACACTGAACATCAGATCAGCCCGCCCACCGCATGAAGCGCATTCCGAAACACTCCA includes:
- a CDS encoding GNAT family N-acetyltransferase, whose translation is MVRGARRGNVVIRRAEERDAGRLTRLVRRSRAYEGRYSSMVEGYRVGPDYIVAHRVFVAVEDLSGEEEGGGERVVGFYSLMVEPAELDLMFVSDQAQGYGIGRRLVEHMLGEARSAGIDKVRVVSHPPAEGFYRSVGARLVGTVPADPPAVRWDRPELEFVVVD